The Leptidea sinapis chromosome 15, ilLepSina1.1, whole genome shotgun sequence genome window below encodes:
- the LOC126968317 gene encoding zinc finger protein OZF-like isoform X1, whose amino-acid sequence MDSQQIIELDIKKEAETTDHELPESNVNAGNMQHGPFIKQEYKEMGVIEHELSVNANPERRTNEWNEIEHNNTINNSKEACNKNNIKTMCTKEHLVHKTITNRKKKEKTSIVYSCSVCTKTFRFQSVLLTHKKVHTCENTLDTHNRIHTDKKPYSCNICSKSFIRSVNLEKHYKIHGVEGENRLSCKICGKSFSEFGYLKQHNRIHSGEKPHSCKICGKSFGEFRYLKRHTKIHSGEKPHSCNTCGKSFSEFGHLNRHTRIHTGEKPYSCHVCGKSFNNICDVKRHIRIHTGEKPYSCNICGKSFLLSENLRKHSIVHTNEKSYSCKVCGKSFNRPSYLKEHNRIHTNEKRHSCYVCDKSFNRFIHLKEHNKVHTGEKLYSCNVCDKTFYRSVDMKKHIKTHTGEKPHSCSVCGRRFKQSGNLNIHSRIHSDERPYSCNICGKSFRRSSDLKKHTLIHTGEKPYSCNICHKRFNQSYKLKIHGRLHRTEKQYSGSESGNSDQVGDLAPDNSKPVIV is encoded by the exons atggACAGTCAACAGATTATTGAACTGGATATTAAGAAGGAAGCTGAAACAACAGATCATGAATTACCAG aatCGAATGTGAATGCAGGCAACATGCAACATGGTCCGTTCATTAAACAAGAATACAAAGAGATGGGTGTCATAGAGCATGAGTTATCAG tgAATGCAAATCCGGAAAGAAGAACTAATGAATGGAATGAAATTGAACATAACAATACAATCAACAATAGCAAAGAAGCATgcaacaaaaacaatataaaaacaatgTGCACGAAAGAGCATTTAGttcataaaacaataactaacAGGAAGAAAAAAGAGAAAACCAGTATAGTTTATTCTTGTTCTGTCTGCACTAAAACTTTTAGGTTCCAATCTGTATTACTGACCCATAAAAAAGTACATACTTGTGAAAATACTTTGGATAcacacaatagaatacatacaGACAAAAAGCCTTATTCATGTAACATCTGTAGTAAGAGCTTCATTCGATCTGTGAATTTGGAgaaacattataaaatacatgGCGTTGAAGGTGAAAACCGACTTTCATGTAAAAtctgtggtaagagtttcagtgaatttgGTTATTTAAAGCaacacaatagaatacatagCGGTGAAAAGCCACATTCGTGTAAAATCTGTGGTAAGAGTTTCGGTGAATTTCGTTATTTAAAAAGACACACTAAAATACATAGCGGTGAGAAGCCACATTCGTGTAACAcctgtggtaagagtttcagtgaatttgGTCATTTAAACAGACACACTAGAATACATACCGGCGAAAAGCCGTATTCGTGTCAtgtttgtggtaagagcttcaatAATATTTGTGATGTGAAGAGACACATTAGAATACATACCGGCGAAAAGCCGTATTCGTGTAACATCTGTGGTAAAAGCTTTCTTCTTTCTGAAAATTTGAGGAAACACAGTATAGTACATACAAATGAAAAGTCGTATTCGTGTAAAGTGTGTGGTAAAAGCTTCAATCGACCTTCTTATTTGAAGGAacataatagaatacatacCAACGAAAAGCGGCATTCGTGTTACGTCTGCGATAAGAGCTTCAATCGATTTATTCATTTGAAGGAACACAATAAAGTACATACCGGCGAAAAGCTGTATTCTTGCAATGTCTGTGATAAGACTTTTTATCGATCTGTTGATATGAAGAAACACATTAAAACACATACCGGTGAAAAGCCGCATTCGTGTAGCGTCTGTGGTAGGAGATTCAAACAATCTGGTAATTTGAATATACACAGTAGAATACATTCAGATGAGAGGCCGTATTCGTGTAACATCTGTGGTAAGAGTTTTAGAAGATCTAGTGATTTGAAGAAACACACCTTAATTCATACCGGTGAAAAACCGTATTCATGTAATATATGTCATAAGAGATTTAATCAATCGTATAAATTGAAGATACACGGTAGATTACATAGAACTGAAAAACAATATTCTGGTAGTGAAAGTGGTAACAGTGATCAAGTCGGTGATTTAGCACCAGATAATTCAAAACCTGTAATTGTgtga
- the LOC126968317 gene encoding zinc finger protein OZF-like isoform X2: MDSQQIIELDIKKEAETTDHELPVNANPERRTNEWNEIEHNNTINNSKEACNKNNIKTMCTKEHLVHKTITNRKKKEKTSIVYSCSVCTKTFRFQSVLLTHKKVHTCENTLDTHNRIHTDKKPYSCNICSKSFIRSVNLEKHYKIHGVEGENRLSCKICGKSFSEFGYLKQHNRIHSGEKPHSCKICGKSFGEFRYLKRHTKIHSGEKPHSCNTCGKSFSEFGHLNRHTRIHTGEKPYSCHVCGKSFNNICDVKRHIRIHTGEKPYSCNICGKSFLLSENLRKHSIVHTNEKSYSCKVCGKSFNRPSYLKEHNRIHTNEKRHSCYVCDKSFNRFIHLKEHNKVHTGEKLYSCNVCDKTFYRSVDMKKHIKTHTGEKPHSCSVCGRRFKQSGNLNIHSRIHSDERPYSCNICGKSFRRSSDLKKHTLIHTGEKPYSCNICHKRFNQSYKLKIHGRLHRTEKQYSGSESGNSDQVGDLAPDNSKPVIV; the protein is encoded by the exons atggACAGTCAACAGATTATTGAACTGGATATTAAGAAGGAAGCTGAAACAACAGATCATGAATTACCAG tgAATGCAAATCCGGAAAGAAGAACTAATGAATGGAATGAAATTGAACATAACAATACAATCAACAATAGCAAAGAAGCATgcaacaaaaacaatataaaaacaatgTGCACGAAAGAGCATTTAGttcataaaacaataactaacAGGAAGAAAAAAGAGAAAACCAGTATAGTTTATTCTTGTTCTGTCTGCACTAAAACTTTTAGGTTCCAATCTGTATTACTGACCCATAAAAAAGTACATACTTGTGAAAATACTTTGGATAcacacaatagaatacatacaGACAAAAAGCCTTATTCATGTAACATCTGTAGTAAGAGCTTCATTCGATCTGTGAATTTGGAgaaacattataaaatacatgGCGTTGAAGGTGAAAACCGACTTTCATGTAAAAtctgtggtaagagtttcagtgaatttgGTTATTTAAAGCaacacaatagaatacatagCGGTGAAAAGCCACATTCGTGTAAAATCTGTGGTAAGAGTTTCGGTGAATTTCGTTATTTAAAAAGACACACTAAAATACATAGCGGTGAGAAGCCACATTCGTGTAACAcctgtggtaagagtttcagtgaatttgGTCATTTAAACAGACACACTAGAATACATACCGGCGAAAAGCCGTATTCGTGTCAtgtttgtggtaagagcttcaatAATATTTGTGATGTGAAGAGACACATTAGAATACATACCGGCGAAAAGCCGTATTCGTGTAACATCTGTGGTAAAAGCTTTCTTCTTTCTGAAAATTTGAGGAAACACAGTATAGTACATACAAATGAAAAGTCGTATTCGTGTAAAGTGTGTGGTAAAAGCTTCAATCGACCTTCTTATTTGAAGGAacataatagaatacatacCAACGAAAAGCGGCATTCGTGTTACGTCTGCGATAAGAGCTTCAATCGATTTATTCATTTGAAGGAACACAATAAAGTACATACCGGCGAAAAGCTGTATTCTTGCAATGTCTGTGATAAGACTTTTTATCGATCTGTTGATATGAAGAAACACATTAAAACACATACCGGTGAAAAGCCGCATTCGTGTAGCGTCTGTGGTAGGAGATTCAAACAATCTGGTAATTTGAATATACACAGTAGAATACATTCAGATGAGAGGCCGTATTCGTGTAACATCTGTGGTAAGAGTTTTAGAAGATCTAGTGATTTGAAGAAACACACCTTAATTCATACCGGTGAAAAACCGTATTCATGTAATATATGTCATAAGAGATTTAATCAATCGTATAAATTGAAGATACACGGTAGATTACATAGAACTGAAAAACAATATTCTGGTAGTGAAAGTGGTAACAGTGATCAAGTCGGTGATTTAGCACCAGATAATTCAAAACCTGTAATTGTgtga